ACCGTTAAAGACTTCAATGGAACTCTGTTGAATGAAGGCGACAAAGTTACTATGATTAAAGACCTTAAAATTAAAAGTAGCTCTCAAGTACTTAAAGTGGGTACTAAAGCTGTTATCAGGAGAATAGTAGAAGGTAAAGATCATCAACTCGACTGTAAAGTAGATGGAGCAGGTGAAATGATGGTTACCGCCAAGTTTGTGAAAAAAGCTTAAGTAAGCAAGGCAGAATAAGAATTTAAAGCTGAACTAAGTACCTGTAATGGTTTGCTTAGTTCAGGGTCGCACCACCATTGGTGCCAGCCATTGCCAGCCATTACCAGCCATTACCAGCCATAAATAGCTATTATGAGTCAGTGTTGTTATAAAGTGTTACATCATAGTTTTAGTGGTTAAAAACTATATGGCGTCTTTCGCTA
The DNA window shown above is from Colwellia psychrerythraea 34H and carries:
- a CDS encoding zinc ribbon domain-containing protein YjdM, translating into MSLPPCPQCNSKFIYQDQSLLICPECAHEWNPSEQLAEIELFTVKDFNGTLLNEGDKVTMIKDLKIKSSSQVLKVGTKAVIRRIVEGKDHQLDCKVDGAGEMMVTAKFVKKA